The region CCACCGGCGACGAAGACGAAATTCACCATGACATCGAGAGAGGCGCGCCACCGGAGGAAGGTGGCGGATCAACCCTCGCTGAAGAGTTTTCCGACCCTTTCGACATCGGCAACACCAAAAACGCGTCTCATAATTTGCTCAAGCGCTGGAGGGTAAGTAGATATTTCTAATGCGATCAATTATTCATCTCTATCATTTAACAGATTTAAATTGATTATGTTATGTAACTATTTTAGAATTAGGATATGGAGTGATGATGCCTTTATTTATATACTAACTGATTTGCAAGTCTTGGCCCTTTCCAGCAAGCAGCTCTTGTGCTTAATGCTTCTCGTCGCTTTCGCTACACATTAGACTTGAAAAGGGATGAAGAGCAAGAAATGAGAAGAAGAATGATTAGAGCTCATGCTCAAGTCATCAGGGTACGCACCTCATGGAATTTGTAAAATACCTCActtttttatttacttatgCGCTACTCGTCTGCTAATTGTAGGCTGCATTGCTCTTCAAATTGGCTGGACAGCGAGCCACAGgtatttaatcatttattctATTGCTTTATAATGTTTCTGGATCATTAATTCTGAGTTTGGTCGAAATAAACTGAGAGCTAAGCTTCTAACGACTTCATACTCAACTAAACATTAACAGTACAAGTGCAAACCTGAGTGGTAGATTAGTTCTGTGGTTATACTTGTATAATAAATGGACTAATACTGCTGCAAGATGAGTACAATTTTGCATTCCCAAGGTTCTATTAGCAAATAAGTAGTGCTGCTTTAAAAATTTCTTGGTAGATTAACCAGATCTTTTTTTGTTTCAGTGTCAGGCACAACAGTGATTCCTCCATCTCCATCTGGGATTTATGGAATTTCACCCGAACAGCTTGCTTCAATGAACAGAGATCACAAAATTGCTGCATTCGAACAATATGGGGGGGCAAGATTCCCTTTTCCCTTTCTCTTTAGCTATTTTCCATGATGTATGGCTCAGTAATttagtttttcatttttccatttgttcAGGTTAAAGGCATATCAGGTATGCTACGAACAGACGCTGAAACAGGGATTACTGGTGATGATGACGAGTTCGCACAGAGAAGAGATGCCTTTGGCTCAAACACTTATCCTGTGAAGAAGGGGAGGACTTTCTGGGTAAAGTTTTACTCAGATTTGGTACTGTAAGTTTATATATCTATTCAAATATGTATTCTAATGTCCTTGcatttcattttgtgtagatGTTCCTATGGGACGCCTGGCAGGATACAACTCTCATTATTTTAATAGTAGCAGCTATCGCATCTTTGGCTCTTGGGATAAAAACTGAGGTAACCGTAGAATACAGAAGTACACAAGTCCATTTTCATCATTAAGTGCTGTCTTATTACATTTATTTGTGTAATCTTCAAACCTTTTATAAACATAGTCTTAGGCATATGATATACCATTTGGAACTTCCATCCAAACGTGGTTTGAGAAAGTTAAGATAATGCTGTATCAACTCCCTTTTAACAATTCATCATTCTTGCAGGGCATTGAAGAAGGATGGTATGATGGAGGAAGCATCACCTTTGCAGTTCTTCTGGTTATTATTGTTACAGGTAATCAAAATACTTCTTATAAATTTACTTTGAACTGTGGTTCCCTTTGGTTGAATCATTCTACCTTTCGTCCTTCTGTTCCTAGTAGTTTTTAGAGAATTTTTTGCGTAAGTTTACCATAATGGGAAACTATATTTTGGTATGCAATATGGCTGACATTTGTGCTGTCTTATTCTTTATATGCATCTATTCTTCAGCAACTAGTGATTATAGGCAGTCCCTCcagtttcaaaatttaaatgagGAAAAGCGAAATATTCAAGTGGAGGTAATTTTAGGCAATGAAGCTATATATTTccgccttcttcttctttttttgggtTTTAGATAAGGTGAATGATGATGTATATACTCGTGAGAAAAACTGAATAGGTGATCAGAGGAGGTCGGAGAGAGAAGGTTTCCATATACGACATTGTGGTTGGGGATGTCATACCTCTGAAAATAGGAGATCAGGTCAAAAATAATTTGATTCAGTCGTTTTTTTCATTCATTATCTAAAAGTTACTTGCCATAATATGTACAGGTTCCTGCTGATGGGTTGGTTACGACTTCCCATTCTCTTGCCATTGATGAATCCAGCATGACTGGAGAAAGCAAGATTGTAAGCTGGTTAGATTTGTTGCTGGTTATTTTAGATCATTTATCTAATATTTCTCACGTCTCATGCCACTATGCAGCTTCATAAAGACCAAAAAACTCCATTTTTGATGTCGGGTTGCAAGGTGGTAGATGGTGCTGGAACTATGCTGGTAATATTACTATAACTTTAAACACCCATTAACCGGACATTCTGAATAACACAGATTTTTTCATTGAGGGTGTTTATGTGATCATGTGAGTTTGTTTTCCTGTTTAAACACTTCCTGATGCCTAAGGCAACTGCAACACCATTTTCAGCTAATATAGAGTGTATGAAACTGATTGATTTGTACTAGTCTTTTATAAATGATTAATATAACTATGTATTTTACTATGACTTGCAAAACACATataataaaacaaacacacGTGTCTTTGCAATGCCACTGTCCTACGCGGTTGTGTCATTAGGCGCTAAGTTGGTCAAAGCGATCTTTACTTTGTTTATCAGAGTATGTAGAGAAATATGTTACATCTATGGTGACTATTAGTTTTCATAATACTCaatgataattatttattacatgATTGTATTTTAGGTAACTGGTGTTGGAATCAACACTGAATGGGGATTGTTGATGACTAGTATATCAGAAGATAATGGTGAAGAAACTCCTCTGCAGGTAATTATTGGATAATGGTCGTGTAACAACAGTTTGTCGTATGGCAGTTATCATGCTAAGGATCCTGGTGAAATTTGCAGGTTCGTCTGAATGGTGTGACAACTTTCATTGGCATTGTCGGTCTCACAGTAGCTTTCTCTGTACTCGTTATACTCTTGACTAGGTAATTTGGGCTTTGTTACTGTCAACTTGTGATGTGGTCACATTGTATTGACAATTAATTACCCCAGATATTTCACTGGGAATTCGAAAGATCCTGATGGAACTATTCAGTTTGTTCGTGGGAAAACCAGTCTCGGCCACACAATTGATGGTGTTATACATATTATAACCGCGGCAGTAAGTTTCTTCTTTCTGGAACGGAAATGAAAAACATTTagattttcttttctatttattGACTGAGCTCATATTTAGGTAACAATAGTCGTTGTTGCGGTCCCAGAAGGGCTTCCTTTGGCTGTAACCCTGACGTGAGTATGAAAAATGTTACCTACATAGAATTATATCAGGGtctattaatttatatattttgaaacTGTAACAGCTTAGCATACTCCATGAAAAAGATGATGGCCGACAAGGCTTTGGTATGTAAAATTTTCTGTTGTTTCCAGATCTCTAATTAAATCAGCTATGTACATTTTCTTTATTATACGATATCTATATACTTGATATCCAGGTGCGCAGGCTCTCGGCCTGTGAAACTATGGGATCTGCAACAACCATTTGCAGTGATAAGACTGGAACTTTGACTCTGAATCAGGTGATTTTCAATAGGAGTTCTATCGAAAAAACTGGATGCATTTTTAATCTGGCTCTCGGCACACTACATTTTGATACAGATGACTGTAGTAGAGGCTTATGTTGGTACAAGAAAAATTGATCCCCCTGAAGATAGTTCCCAGTTGCCTGCATCAGTTTCCTCTCTGCTAGACGAGGGACTAGCTCAGAACACTTCTGGCAGTGTATTCTTATCTAAGGTATTCTTCCTCAGCTTTCAAGTGCTTAAACATACTCATAAGGGGCTAAGGTTGCCACTGTTATGTACTCCATTTTGTTGCACATTCAATTAGGGGTTAAAAGAACGCAAAAATAGCTGTCTGTTCTTCCTGGGTAGCACATGATGCATTTACAAGATTTCAGTCTAACATTTTTTTACAAAGTTTCTTCCCGTCTCATCGACTTAGCTACAATATGTGATTTCAGTAGGAAGAAGTACAACACTTTTCAGCTCAGCATGCTGAAATCTGTCTTCTTGTTTTTGTCATGGTACATACTCATATACTTTTGTGTGTATTTCTAAGGATGGTAAAGTTGAGGTGTCTGGATCTCCCACTGAAAAAGCCATTCTTCAGTGGGGTGTCAAGGTACTTCTGGCCGTGCTCTAGCATCAATTCTTCAGTTTCCATCTTGACTTTGTGATCACCTTTTTCCCCTTTCCCTTTTCAGTTGGGAATGAAATTTGACAATGTGAAATCTGAATCCATAGTTCTCCATGTATCTCCTTTTAATTCTACCAAAAAACGAGGTGGTGTTGCTGTTAGAGGGCGGGTAAGTGATCCATATAGATATTTGATTAAATTCTATGTATGTTATATTGTTTATTCTTTCACAATAATCTGATCTCTGTGTACTAAAGACCATAATCTTAGAGTCCTCAAAGTTCAGAATTCATTAAAAACATAGAAATTGTTAAAATATTTGAGCAATGTGTAAAAATAACCGatttttctcattcttcaaaaaatatatttgaGAAAGTATTTCTTCACTTGGCAGGCTGGATCCCAAGTTCATGTGCATTGGAAGGGAGCAGCTGAGATTATCTTAGCTTCATGCTCACAGTATATTGATGTCAATGGTTCTTTGCAGTCAATTGATAATGATGTGGTACGTAGTTAGTATGATATAAAATGATCCAAGTAAGGTTAAAATGTAGATACTTACAGAAGTGTGTAACACCTTTTTCAGGATTTTCTTAAAGATGCTATTAATGCAATGGCCGAAAAAAGCTTGAGGTGTGTTGCTGTTGCTTATAAAACATTTGAAGCAGACATGGTTCCAACGGATCCAGAGCAGCTGTCACAGTGGACTTTACCAGAAGATGATCTTGTTTTGCTGGCTATTGTTGGTATTAAGGTAACTAACTTGCACTTCCTGTTTCTGTAGCTGTAAGTTCTATCTATTTCTGAATGTAACGTTTATATGCTTACCAACAATTTGTTCCTGTACAACAGTAGTTTTGGTTATTTGCATACTTTCTAATACCAAATACAAGCCTCTTGTCTTATGGCATCATTTCACTGCATATTCactatttttgtaattaaatagTTGTATTTCAAACTTTGTTATGCAGGATCCTTGTCGTCCAGGTGTCAGAGAAGCAGTGGAACTATGCACGCATGCTGGTGTTAAGGTATCAATTTTGTTTGTGAGAGCTTCAGCCATGAATGCTCATTGTAAGCTACTTACGTAGCATTCCTTTTTCTCCAAATAGACACTTCGTTTGCACCACAGCCAACTATATACTCTAGTTTTTAATGATTTGCAGCCCAGAAATTTGCTTAACAAAGGTAAAATAAAGCATGATTTGTTAAACTTCTGGCTAATGTAATCCTTTGGTATATAATCCTTAGTCTCAAATTCTTAACACGGTGCAGAAGCACTAGTAGCTAGAAGTTTTAACTTGTTTTAAGATAGTGTTATGAAATAAGACAAGGCATACTGTTTGCTGTTTTCTGATATAAAAGCAGGACATGATGTGCTTTTCAACCATTAGGTGCGTATGGTAACTGGAGACAATATTCAGACAGCGAAAGCAATTGCTCTGGAGTGTGGTATCCTTTCATCAAATGCAGAAACTGGTGAACCCTACGTTATGGAAGGGAAGAGATTCCGCGAGCTGCCTGAGAAAGATAGAGAAGAAGCTGCAAAATTGCTTTTGGCATGTTTTTATCGAGAAGACCTCTCGATTTTGTTAGCAAGCTATGCTTTATACAAATGACTAATAAGCATTATGTTTGACAATTAACAGGTTATGGGAAGGTCTTCTCCGAATGACAAGCTTCTACTCGTTCAGGCACTGCGTAAGCAAGGGGAAGTTGTTGCTGTCACAGGAGATGGAACAAATGATGCTCCTGCACTCAATGAGGTCTGATGAGCTTTTATCATGCTTTTCATAATGTTTGAAACCTGTCTCCATGCATATCATGCTTTTTGTAATGTAAACCTGCCTCCTACATTTTTTGTCTGAGATGTGAGAAAAACTTTAGTTATAGATGATTCTATCGACGTCAATTACTGATTACTTTCTGTATTTGTAGGCTGATATAGGTCTTTCCATGGGTATACAAGGAACTGAAGTTGCAAAAGAAAGCTCAGACATCATTATCTTGGACGATAATTTTGCTTCAGTTGTAAAAGTTGTTCGATGGGGACGCTCTGTATATGCAAATATCCAAAAGTTCATCCAGTTCCAGCTCACTGTAAATGCTGCAGCTTTGACAATTAATGTAGTGGCTGCAATTTCTTCTGGTGATGTTCCTTTGAATACAGTGCAGGTGCAGTATCCTTCTTACACCCTAAACTTGTTTCTTGATGTCTGATGTTATAGTATCAATGATTTTTATAAGATTGAACACATTTTTTGGACATTTAATAAAGCGAATTTCAAGCTAGAAATTGAAATTTCTTTTAGTTTTGTCATACTTCATGTGCTAGTACTTATATGCAGCTTCTCTGGGTTAACCTTATCATGGATACTCTGGGAGCTTTGGCACTGGCTACGGAACCACCAACTGATCATCTTATGGACAGATCTCCAGTTGGTCGAAGGTATGAATTTTCAACCCCAAGTAATTTAGAACTCGATAATGTCACTAGGCTGCAAGGTTAAACTTTTGAAACATACTATATCTGTACATTTCTCTTTTCTAGATTTATCAACCGCACAGCTAAATCTGATTTGCATTTAAGTAGTTAACATGTTGAGAATACGATCCGTTGTTTACTTGTTCACACATTGTTCAGGGAATCTCTAGTAACAAATATCATGTGGAGGAACTTGCTTGTCCAGGTATAATTTAGTTTACAGTGAATTGgcttttgttctttttatttAAGATAAAAGGATTCTAGATAAACAATCCCATTCTACCTTATCTGGTGCAGGCTATATATCAAATAGCAGTACTCCTTGTTCTCAACTTCGAGGGGTTAAGTCTTCTCAAATTGAAGAACGACAACACACAACATGCTAACATGGTTAAAAACACTGTGGTATTCAACGCGTTTGTCCTCTGTCAAGTAAGTGCAATCTAATCCAAGTGTATGCATCAGATATGCTAGGCTTTTTCTGAATAGATTTTCTATTCATCTGACGATTTACAGATTTTCAACGAGTTCAATGCACGGAAGCCAGACGAACTTAATGTCTTCACAGGTGTGACCAAAAACCACCTCTTCACTGGAATAGTTGGATCTACATTGATACTACAAGTGAGtgaatatgatataaatatattttgaaattctAGTTTCTATGGAAACTAACAATAacatactaatttttctttctttttttttttctggaacCAGataatcatcatcaatttcctTGAGAAGTTTACCTCGACAGTGAAGCTTAGTTTTCAACAGTGGTTGATATGTTTTCTAGTAGGCATTATCAGGTTTGTCTATTTGTCTTGGTTTTTTGTATTTACCATGAACGGTTCATTGCTACTCATAATCTGCTACATTTGTCTAACATCTTCTCTCTTGCAGCTGGCCTCTGGCTGTAGCCGGTAAATTCATCCCGGTCCCCAAAACGCCGCTAGGAAAGGTCTTCGTCAAGCCATATCAACGGTGCATTGCTGCTCGTGAAGCACGAACGTGACAAGGCCTTTATGGCGAGCGCGGTCATCAGCTACAATGCTACAAAATCGGCACATTACAGTGTTGTTTTAAATAAGTGTATTGCGGCATGCTGGCAAACTGAATCTGGATTTATTGATCATCTATACAATATAACTCTGTTTTCTTATCTTTATATTCATTCGTGTCACTTACAATATAACTCTGTTTTCTTATTTTGGAAAATCCAATATGAAAGTGGGGTCACTCAATATGAAAGTGGAGTATCAATTCGCACTTCTTAAATGACTATACCAAACATGGATGCAATACAGTTAGGTATACAATGTATCAACAAATCATTTTGAAGTGTCTCTTTTATCTATTACTACATCACAGCAAAGCGCCTCTGCAACCTACCAAAAACCCTTTCAAGCCAAAacacgagagagagagagagaggtttcAATTAGAAACAACTGAAATACATTTTGCAAAACAAACCCTTTCCCCAGCTTAAATAGAGCACTTATCGACTTGGTATGGGAAAACTGCCACTGCCCATAGTGTGAACCTAGCAAAAACATGAGTATGCAAAGTGGTTCTTTTTAGTCACGTAAGACGATATGAATTCTTCGGGAGCTGCAGTTGATCCAGGAATATCCGCAGGAACAAGTATCTGAGTCTTGCCAGAAGCTATTCTCTTCCCAGCAACATTGGCATAAAAGAGCCCGGATATGGCTGGAACGAAAACATCACTCTCCGAGCAAATGTAGTAATCTATCACCTTCTCAAATTCAGTAGTGTCTGAGTTCAGAAACTTGTCCTTGTTCTCCATGGGCATTATTGACTCCTACATCAGTTTAGAGAGAATGAGATGTTATGTACCATCAAAATATGTTTTTCGATCAAGAAGCTTCAACATTGTTATAATTTTCACGACCTGGCCTATATTTCATTCAAGAAGCTGAGGGGAAATTTCATACGAGAATGCCTAAACCGATGTTATGGGGATCATGAGCTATCAGGGAAGAAACAATGAGAAGAAAACCATACCTTTGTATAAGTTTTCGGGAAGAAGTCCTTTAGAGCATCAAGGCTGCTGTGCCATTTTGTTTGGGTCACGTACACCGTGGTGTCCTTTTCAAAGCCCAGCTTCTTCAAAAAGAAAGCTATATCTTGAGGACTGTAGCAACTTTTGGATCCAGAGCCACCATTCTTGTGGCAACCCTTTTTCTCAAGTATATCGACCCTCAAGTCAATAGCCACAAACTGCCCGTTCGACTTCTTGCTGAGGGTCTTGAGGCGGTCAATCATGGAGTCAACAACTTCACGAACTTCCGTCTGAGGCTCCAGTGTCCCAAACATGGCTAAACATGCAACAGAGTTTGTGTTGGTgttctctttatcttttttcaTGTTAACTGATGGGAAGTAGGTAACCAGCCTTATGTTGCCCTTGGTTTTGAAAACTGCTTCTATATTGTCAGCTACATATTCTTCAGTAACCCGATTAGGGACCTTCACTACTGCAAGATTGCGAGCTGATATTTTAGGCTGGGATTTGACGACTTTGACCACTCCATCGAGGCTCGTAATGAATTTATCAACATCATAGACATCATCAAAGTTCCTGAAAGATATGGAAAGGTTATAGTGAGACCATTTGTGCTTCATCATAGAAGAACAGCAGCCAACAGAAAGGTGGAAGCCTCGTTTTACCTTCTATCACCGGGTTCACTTCCTCTAATGTCTGGGATTACAAGTGTCGCCCGTAGTTGTCTTGCAACAACTACAGCATCAGCAATCTGATAAAGATGATAACCAGTTAATGAGCAAGCACTAGACAAGAGAACTGAAGTTTCTCAAATAATTAATGCGTAGTTATTTACTACCAGTTTAAGCAATGGTTCATTAAAGCTATTCCTTTTCAAATGTTGGACCTTTCTCCTCATCACGCGCACCAGAGAAACTTATTCTAAAAGTTAAACGATGCATTTATGGAGTAGGTTGTAAAGTGCAAACAAAAAAACGCAATTTGAATATGCAAGTTCTCTTATAGTAGTATATACTACATCATTATTCATTCCATCCCAACTAGAAACAAAATGAAGAGTGCAACAATGTCTCGAGTTAAGTACACGAATCTACCTGAGAAACATGGTATTCCGGGCCGTTAGTGAGTGAGAACGTAACATACCCAAGGGATTCAACTGCCTCCTCTGTCACCAAAACATCAAATAAGACacattcacaaaaaaaatggcaaaactTTCATAAATCTAATGAACTCACCAAaaactggcttcttccaacacgGCTTCAATGTTAGACCATCTTCCTTCCAAGGGCCATCAGCCCCTTTTGCAACACTAGCAATCGTATGCTCCACAACCTTGTTCGTATCATGAACAGCCGGCTGTGAAAAGAGTAAAAAATCAGCACATGAAGAGGGAAAAAAAAGACTCACATTTTATCCATCAGTAACTGAAAAACATAATCAAAGTCCAAAACAAAAACTATCAAAGCTGAAGCATCTAACAACAGCCAATATCAGTCTCCCACAGTAATAATTCAATCAACTCCAATATCACAGATGCATCATTCCAAAAATACACCGATTCAGATGAGCAGATgcaaagaaacaaacaaatctaAACCACACCTAACCACTCAATACCAAATCAAGCTAAACAGTGACAAAGCACAATAAAATTCCAAATCTAAGCACCAAAACACCTCAAATCAATTCCATTGCAACTGGCACACCATGTTAAATCAAGTAATCAAATCAAACAGTAACTCCGAAAAAACGACAACTATCATACTTGAACCGTATCGAAATGATCTCGCTTGATCATGTCGCCTAGCATTACGAACATAGTAACCGTCAGCACCCCCGCCAGCACCTGCCTCGGATCCACAGCCATTGCTTTCAGATCTCagtttcttttctctctctacctCTATACCCGCGCTCCAATCGAATCgatgagggagagagagagaggagtgaGGAGTAGAGAGCTGCAGTGTGTCTTTATCCTCTTTGGATGGTTTAACCATCggtttattatataattattcaaTGCGATTATACGTTATAATTTGAATAATCACCACGCCGTGATTGAGGATGTATCTATAGATTTATAGTGGCACCTCCACTGTGtgtactttttttcttttgagaGAGACCACCGACCGTTTTACTATCTTTGTCGGATTCCTATTTTTCACTAAATTCTATGCAACTGATCATGCCAGGGCAATTTCACTATCTCCAGAGCTAGATGCgctcatgtttttatttgtttgaacTATTTTTGTTTCTAAAATTACTCCAATTTTGGGAATCAATACTAATGTATATAGCCAGATTACTTATGTGTATAAGATAATAGGCGGGTAAGATATGTTGGAAAAATGTGCAAATGAAATTCGAACACCGTGCATTGATTTTGGCATATGATGCAAAATAggtaatactactaatattcaagggcttgattttaataaatgttttcttAGTTTAACTATTTATATTGGATGCATAGAGTAGTAAGTGAAAGTGAAATTATTAGCTCATGCACATAAAATGGATTTTGATATGCTACTCATCAATATTTAAATctgataaattattaaaattgaaattaaaaatttaaaggaTAATCTATTTATAGAAAGTTGACTATTATACCATTTAGTTCCTAGTAGTATTGACTATTGAGTATTCTAATTataaagaaatgaaataaaCGTAAATCGAGGcgtaaattatgtgtttttcgACTTGTGTTTCAGCATAAATTTTGGTGGCTTGTCAACTcatctatttataatttaagttttaACGTACCATCATCTACCTAATCTTCAATTTTAGTAggtaaaacaattaataaagaatGCGGAAATTAATACTAgcatttataatttaataattacgTATCACATCATAGTTgcatttataatttaataactATCGTATCACGTCATTGTTTGAAACCTTGGAACTGTTTTAGTATGCCTATGTACAAGAATTCAATGACATCCAACCaacatattttataaatatattttctcttCTAACAACCCAATTTCAATGACATCCAACCaacatattttataaatatattttctcttCTAACAACCCAATTTTAGAGGATTTTGTGGTCGAAATATCATACTaacatttaatattttaaaaaaaattatactagtagtgTAGCAAAATACAAATGCGAAGATGTTTTGAAAATCAGTAAACAATAATGTTCACCTGAATTTGCGATTTTCAAACATATCACAACTTCATTTTAAGAACTAAATTCCaatcacattccactattttCATCAAGTTTTGTAGAGTACTGTATTTACcactgatggggtacgaactaaaccctaatggcaagcccaataacagtgacggcccatcagcccagagcccaagaaagagtatctgttcggcaccaaagagttcggcacgaccaaagagtt is a window of Salvia splendens isolate huo1 chromosome 3, SspV2, whole genome shotgun sequence DNA encoding:
- the LOC121794115 gene encoding calcium-transporting ATPase 9, plasma membrane-type-like produces the protein MTTGDEDEIHHDIERGAPPEEGGGSTLAEEFSDPFDIGNTKNASHNLLKRWRQAALVLNASRRFRYTLDLKRDEEQEMRRRMIRAHAQVIRAALLFKLAGQRATVSGTTVIPPSPSGIYGISPEQLASMNRDHKIAAFEQYGGVKGISGMLRTDAETGITGDDDEFAQRRDAFGSNTYPVKKGRTFWMFLWDAWQDTTLIILIVAAIASLALGIKTEGIEEGWYDGGSITFAVLLVIIVTATSDYRQSLQFQNLNEEKRNIQVEVIRGGRREKVSIYDIVVGDVIPLKIGDQVPADGLVTTSHSLAIDESSMTGESKILHKDQKTPFLMSGCKVVDGAGTMLVTGVGINTEWGLLMTSISEDNGEETPLQVRLNGVTTFIGIVGLTVAFSVLVILLTRYFTGNSKDPDGTIQFVRGKTSLGHTIDGVIHIITAAVTIVVVAVPEGLPLAVTLTLAYSMKKMMADKALVRRLSACETMGSATTICSDKTGTLTLNQMTVVEAYVGTRKIDPPEDSSQLPASVSSLLDEGLAQNTSGSVFLSKDGKVEVSGSPTEKAILQWGVKLGMKFDNVKSESIVLHVSPFNSTKKRGGVAVRGRAGSQVHVHWKGAAEIILASCSQYIDVNGSLQSIDNDVDFLKDAINAMAEKSLRCVAVAYKTFEADMVPTDPEQLSQWTLPEDDLVLLAIVGIKDPCRPGVREAVELCTHAGVKVRMVTGDNIQTAKAIALECGILSSNAETGEPYVMEGKRFRELPEKDREEAAKLLLVMGRSSPNDKLLLVQALRKQGEVVAVTGDGTNDAPALNEADIGLSMGIQGTEVAKESSDIIILDDNFASVVKVVRWGRSVYANIQKFIQFQLTVNAAALTINVVAAISSGDVPLNTVQLLWVNLIMDTLGALALATEPPTDHLMDRSPVGRRESLVTNIMWRNLLVQAIYQIAVLLVLNFEGLSLLKLKNDNTQHANMVKNTVVFNAFVLCQIFNEFNARKPDELNVFTGVTKNHLFTGIVGSTLILQIIIINFLEKFTSTVKLSFQQWLICFLVGIISWPLAVAGKFIPVPKTPLGKVFVKPYQRCIAAREART
- the LOC121794116 gene encoding protein MANNAN SYNTHESIS-RELATED 2-like, translated to MAVDPRQVLAGVLTVTMFVMLGDMIKRDHFDTVQPAVHDTNKVVEHTIASVAKGADGPWKEDGLTLKPCWKKPVFEEAVESLGYVTFSLTNGPEYHVSQIADAVVVARQLRATLVIPDIRGSEPGDRRNFDDVYDVDKFITSLDGVVKVVKSQPKISARNLAVVKVPNRVTEEYVADNIEAVFKTKGNIRLVTYFPSVNMKKDKENTNTNSVACLAMFGTLEPQTEVREVVDSMIDRLKTLSKKSNGQFVAIDLRVDILEKKGCHKNGGSGSKSCYSPQDIAFFLKKLGFEKDTTVYVTQTKWHSSLDALKDFFPKTYTKESIMPMENKDKFLNSDTTEFEKVIDYYICSESDVFVPAISGLFYANVAGKRIASGKTQILVPADIPGSTAAPEEFISSYVTKKNHFAYSCFC